In one Umezawaea sp. Da 62-37 genomic region, the following are encoded:
- a CDS encoding helix-turn-helix transcriptional regulator encodes MPASPVHPQLAENRAQFGHRLAALRLTADWTQEQLAEASGFDRKTINRIENGRHSPSLDRVFVLAIALGVEPEELFRWNQD; translated from the coding sequence GTGCCCGCATCTCCGGTTCATCCGCAGTTGGCGGAGAACCGTGCCCAGTTCGGACACCGGCTGGCGGCACTGCGGTTGACCGCGGACTGGACCCAGGAGCAGCTGGCCGAGGCGAGCGGGTTCGACCGCAAGACGATCAACCGGATCGAGAACGGCCGTCACAGCCCGAGCCTTGACCGGGTGTTCGTCCTCGCGATCGCGCTGGGTGTGGAGCCCGAGGAACTGTTCCGGTGGAATCAGGACTGA
- a CDS encoding site-specific integrase, translated as MSTNPATVTAARHLLDQLGLTTEDLRWVPGDIPTVADYLPEVIAAAAPGARNTYGIYWTYILAAFGDRRLDQVTPTDIEALMRHHIAIRRVRSNDRGGHSTAEHLLAAMRTLYVHAVNDELLPPHHNPAARVRKPRRRPSTRHALTAPELAAVNEAVAASGNDTPLDTLLIRLHTETACRRGGALALREDDIDPRWCLLRLREKNDTTRWQPASPTLITALLHHRDHRGTGHPSTQRLLRRHDGAPITSRRYDYIWGRVRTDLPWAATRGISTHWLRHTTLTWVERHFGHAIAHAYAGHTDHHDDTTSLYTRAQLPELAAALAAYTGEPHPLANARPTNRPAIYDPSTEPAPSTAQQREPRPVPTTNSDSSSITTLA; from the coding sequence ATGAGCACCAACCCCGCCACCGTCACCGCAGCCCGACACCTGCTCGACCAACTCGGCCTCACCACCGAGGACCTGCGGTGGGTACCGGGCGACATCCCCACCGTCGCCGACTACCTGCCCGAGGTGATCGCTGCCGCGGCACCGGGTGCGCGCAACACCTACGGCATCTACTGGACCTACATCCTCGCCGCGTTCGGCGACCGGCGCCTGGACCAGGTCACGCCCACCGATATCGAAGCCCTCATGCGCCACCACATCGCCATCCGTCGTGTCCGCTCGAACGATCGTGGTGGGCACAGCACCGCCGAACACCTTCTGGCCGCGATGCGCACCCTCTACGTGCATGCCGTCAACGACGAACTCCTCCCGCCCCACCACAACCCCGCCGCCCGCGTCCGCAAACCCAGGCGCCGCCCCTCCACCCGTCATGCCCTCACCGCCCCCGAGTTGGCCGCGGTCAACGAGGCGGTCGCTGCCAGCGGCAACGACACCCCACTGGACACCCTGCTCATCCGCCTGCACACCGAAACAGCCTGCCGCCGCGGCGGAGCCCTCGCCCTGCGCGAGGACGACATCGACCCACGGTGGTGTCTGCTGCGGTTGCGGGAGAAGAACGACACCACCCGCTGGCAACCCGCCAGCCCCACCCTCATCACCGCCCTGCTGCACCACCGCGACCACCGCGGCACCGGACACCCCTCCACACAGCGACTACTACGCCGCCATGACGGCGCCCCCATCACCAGTCGCCGCTACGACTACATCTGGGGCCGCGTCCGCACCGACCTACCCTGGGCCGCCACCCGCGGCATCAGCACCCACTGGCTCCGCCACACCACCCTCACCTGGGTCGAACGCCACTTCGGCCACGCCATCGCCCACGCCTACGCGGGCCACACCGACCACCACGACGACACCACCTCCCTCTACACCCGAGCCCAACTCCCCGAGCTCGCCGCCGCCCTAGCCGCCTACACCGGCGAACCCCACCCACTCGCCAACGCCCGCCCCACCAACCGACCAGCGATCTACGACCCGAGCACCGAACCAGCACCATCGACTGCCCAACAGCGGGAGCCTCGACCGGTGCCAACGACGAACAGCGACTCGTCCTCTATCACCACTCTGGCGTGA
- a CDS encoding AbrB/MazE/SpoVT family DNA-binding domain-containing protein: MAEQSTPLFVPPIPGRRATVAIEQIPVLTPPPRLDLAAVMIGAATVDRSSRISQRILVRALGWHTGDGLHSWLDHGTVHMRRSTDGLHRVDERQQIYLPASLRALLDIGIGDRVLLATQPSIGTLVIYPAAVIAALLVDAHLLPAGDIDADDGEVRDELHSRTPSVVPTGTCFAAVDG; the protein is encoded by the coding sequence ATGGCCGAGCAGAGCACCCCGCTGTTCGTTCCACCCATCCCAGGACGCCGCGCCACCGTCGCCATCGAGCAGATCCCTGTCCTGACGCCACCACCACGACTCGACCTGGCCGCGGTGATGATCGGAGCCGCGACGGTCGACAGATCAAGCAGGATCTCCCAACGAATACTTGTCAGAGCACTGGGATGGCACACAGGAGACGGGCTGCACTCCTGGCTGGACCACGGAACCGTCCACATGCGACGCTCGACCGACGGCCTACACCGCGTCGACGAACGACAGCAGATCTATCTCCCGGCCAGCCTGCGAGCACTCCTCGACATCGGCATCGGCGACCGAGTCCTGCTGGCAACCCAACCGAGCATCGGCACCCTGGTCATCTACCCGGCCGCCGTGATCGCCGCACTGCTGGTCGACGCCCATCTACTGCCCGCCGGTGACATTGATGCCGATGATGGTGAAGTGCGCGATGAGCTACACAGCAGGACGCCATCTGTTGTGCCGACTGGGACTTGCTTCGCAGCCGTAGACGGGTAG
- a CDS encoding IS3 family transposase (programmed frameshift), with protein sequence MVMKHYPPEFRAEAVALYRSRPGATIKSVAQDLGVNHETLRNWIRLDDAQSSEAPAAAGAAPVARASPEDENVALRKRIRELEEERDILRKAARYFAGGDALVNRFRFVSEHQRRHGVKRLCQVIGLARSSYYHWKATQPDRAARAADDADLAARIRVIHRESAGTYGVPRVTAELHDTGDRVNHKRVARVMREVGLAGVRLRRRHRTTLADPAAVKAPDLLGRDFTAQTPNARYVGDITYLPIADGTFLYLATVMDLCSRRLVGWAVADHMRVELVLDALHDARRTRGSLAGAVFHSDHGAQYGARAFVDACRTAGVTRSMGAVGSSADNAAAESLNASFKRETLQGAQSWDSAREARLAVFGWAHRYNTRRRHSHLGQKSPIDYENTLIPAPATLTHAA encoded by the exons ATGGTGATGAAGCACTACCCGCCCGAGTTTCGGGCCGAGGCGGTCGCGCTCTACCGGTCCCGGCCGGGTGCGACGATCAAGTCGGTGGCTCAGGACCTCGGGGTCAATCACGAGACGCTGCGCAACTGGATCCGGCTCGACGACGCGCAGAGCTCCGAGGCACCCGCCGCGGCCGGGGCGGCTCCAGTGGCCCGGGCCTCGCCGGAGGACGAGAACGTCGCGCTGCGCAAGCGGATCCGCGAACTCGAGGAGGAACGCGACATCCTGCGCAAGGCGGCCCGGTATTTCGCGG GGGGAGACGCGCTGGTGAACCGCTTCAGGTTCGTCTCCGAGCACCAACGCCGTCACGGCGTCAAGCGGTTGTGCCAGGTCATCGGCCTCGCCAGATCCAGCTACTACCACTGGAAAGCCACCCAACCCGACCGGGCCGCCCGCGCCGCGGACGACGCGGACCTGGCCGCCCGCATCCGCGTCATCCACCGCGAGTCGGCCGGTACCTACGGTGTCCCGCGCGTCACCGCCGAGCTGCACGACACCGGAGATCGCGTCAACCACAAGCGCGTGGCCCGGGTAATGCGGGAGGTCGGCCTGGCCGGGGTGCGGTTGCGCCGCCGGCACCGCACCACCCTCGCCGACCCGGCGGCGGTCAAGGCCCCGGACCTGCTCGGCCGCGACTTCACCGCGCAGACACCGAACGCCCGCTACGTCGGCGACATCACGTATCTGCCGATCGCCGACGGCACGTTCCTCTACCTGGCCACCGTGATGGACCTGTGCTCGCGCCGCCTGGTCGGCTGGGCCGTGGCCGACCACATGCGCGTCGAACTCGTCCTCGACGCCCTGCACGACGCCCGACGCACCAGAGGCAGCCTGGCCGGAGCCGTGTTCCACAGCGACCACGGGGCCCAATACGGCGCCCGAGCCTTCGTCGATGCCTGCCGGACCGCCGGGGTGACCCGTTCCATGGGCGCGGTCGGCAGTTCCGCCGACAACGCCGCCGCCGAAAGCCTCAACGCCTCCTTCAAACGCGAAACCCTCCAAGGCGCCCAGAGTTGGGACAGTGCAAGGGAAGCACGGTTGGCAGTATTCGGCTGGGCGCACCGCTACAACACCCGACGACGCCACTCCCACCTCGGCCAGAAGTCCCCGATCGACTACGAGAACACCCTCATTCCGGCACCGGCTACGCTGACCCACGCCGCATGA
- the tnpC gene encoding IS66 family transposase, translating to MSVPGLPEGVSLDAILAELVELRHVVAAQAERIAELERRLSADSSNSSRPPSSDGPWEKKPARKRSSRGRSGRDPGKQPGASSSSRSLVDDPDRTMVIEPGRCRGCASSLVDAAEFGRERRQVVDVRPVPPPVVVEYQRVSRTCPCCGAVTTPGWDAVPADDPLREVVAAPGSPVRIGPETLARCALLTCGHFLPIGRGRALLEALTGMDVSTGFLAGVRGRAARRLEKRFTAHMRALLASAPVVHADETTGRAAGRLSYVHVACTEYLTLMHVGGRAKGDIDAGGVLPGFTGVLVRDGYAGYEHLTRSVHAWCGAHLLRDLRSISDADSDGQLWALAMADTLIEAHHAAREARERGATVLDSVVLADLRNHYLGALARGRDDNQGKQGALAADARTLIRRFRRFEDMILRFVTDLTVPFTNNTAERAVRPVKVQQRTSGGAWRTLAGLTDFAMVQSYLDTATKWGLDKLDALRQLFTTGAWLPPTLAPAE from the coding sequence GTGTCGGTTCCAGGGTTGCCGGAGGGTGTGTCCCTCGATGCGATCCTGGCCGAGCTTGTCGAGTTGAGGCATGTGGTCGCCGCTCAGGCGGAGCGGATCGCGGAGCTGGAACGGCGACTGTCGGCGGATTCGTCGAACTCGTCGCGTCCGCCTTCCTCGGATGGGCCGTGGGAGAAGAAGCCGGCGAGGAAACGCTCGTCACGGGGCCGTTCGGGGCGCGATCCGGGCAAGCAGCCCGGCGCGTCGTCCTCCTCGCGGTCGTTGGTCGATGATCCGGACCGGACCATGGTGATCGAACCCGGCCGGTGTCGGGGATGCGCGTCGTCGCTGGTCGATGCGGCCGAGTTCGGGCGTGAGCGGCGTCAGGTGGTCGATGTGCGCCCGGTTCCGCCGCCGGTGGTGGTGGAGTATCAGCGGGTGTCGAGGACCTGCCCGTGTTGTGGGGCGGTGACCACGCCGGGCTGGGACGCGGTGCCCGCCGACGACCCGCTGCGGGAGGTGGTGGCCGCGCCGGGGTCGCCGGTGCGGATCGGCCCGGAAACCCTCGCGCGGTGCGCCTTGTTGACCTGCGGGCATTTCCTGCCGATCGGGCGGGGGCGGGCGCTGTTGGAAGCGTTGACCGGTATGGATGTGTCGACCGGGTTCCTCGCGGGTGTGCGTGGACGTGCGGCCCGCAGGCTGGAGAAGCGGTTCACCGCGCACATGCGGGCGTTGCTTGCCAGCGCGCCGGTGGTGCACGCCGACGAGACCACCGGTCGGGCCGCGGGGAGACTGTCGTATGTGCATGTCGCCTGCACCGAGTACCTGACTCTGATGCACGTCGGTGGCCGTGCCAAGGGCGATATCGACGCCGGTGGTGTGCTGCCGGGGTTCACCGGGGTCCTGGTGCGTGATGGCTACGCCGGCTACGAGCACCTGACCCGGTCCGTGCATGCCTGGTGCGGGGCGCACCTGTTGCGGGACCTGAGGTCGATCTCCGACGCCGATTCCGACGGGCAGTTGTGGGCGCTGGCGATGGCCGACACCCTGATCGAGGCCCATCACGCGGCGCGGGAGGCCCGCGAGCGCGGAGCGACCGTGCTCGATTCCGTGGTGCTGGCAGACCTCCGCAACCACTATCTCGGCGCGCTGGCCCGAGGGCGAGACGACAACCAGGGAAAACAGGGTGCCCTCGCCGCCGACGCGAGAACGCTGATCCGCCGGTTCCGTCGATTCGAGGACATGATCCTCCGGTTCGTCACCGATCTGACGGTCCCGTTCACCAACAACACGGCGGAACGAGCCGTTCGTCCGGTCAAGGTCCAGCAGCGCACCTCCGGTGGTGCGTGGCGCACTCTTGCCGGGCTCACCGACTTCGCGATGGTGCAGTCCTACCTCGACACGGCCACGAAGTGGGGTCTGGACAAACTCGACGCGCTCCGACAGTTGTTCACGACCGGCGCGTGGCTACCCCCAACACTCGCCCCAGCTGAATAG
- a CDS encoding NACHT domain-containing protein has translation MTKIRSDLARITAGGPVDVVYAFLVADLPIARIHVLQAEAKAKYGITLEIFDGPRLATMMATTDFAATAFRWLRLDPRMLSTAARTSDEAKQWATAVLSDQPRPELHQYLKVLRNVGERDLRAADRIPDLDSLYQPLALTGPDSRSRTWEQALAEGDHLVVTGSAGAGKSALLRHIATTLANQWLHEPRPWFPVLVQARDLASGKPLEQALHAGIERTLGSRLLRRPDLDFLDRPSPSTRWLILVDGLDETHDRREVLDAVEAAMDDRQMQFMITSRPFEPDLKRDWYVRHTLQPFDRSSLDRFITEWFAHSGAGSAVRRGAAQDLVDRLDDADWEPNPLFAVMACVIADTDPASAHATSTSTSGIYSAFVDQVVAGLESTRTHAIDAIQDQIHRLLESVASHRYFDDPDASVLDLALRWAEEHGIEPPDPLRAGWAHIVRQVLLRSGLIISDRDELMFFHPSLQEYYAARTLAGSSPQEWLDALERTPYWYETRADIVLSQTTFLEFLLDRTNEDAFVAAVIDAFPEAAERMIEHYGLRNLGDPTTQALETVAADRHELVEDRAGAAKALAALDPKAGVLFRLELSMNLDLEDERLPLISSLIRLGGAPAAAMQWLIFQTWDRPVDSSAESEIRSLMAFVASDKDKAGGLRLIAKMTALPERWRVAACADLVPYGAAEAYRLFLTTDQPQLALLELVDSRPDCWPTLHQRFVRDNANSFVDRMRAIELIEDDDPDRAVKYYRELGTSPLVTDSQRAAIDATVEELRS, from the coding sequence ATGACCAAGATCCGCTCAGACCTCGCCCGCATCACCGCGGGAGGACCCGTCGACGTGGTGTACGCGTTCCTCGTCGCAGACCTCCCGATCGCCCGGATCCACGTGCTGCAAGCCGAGGCAAAGGCCAAGTACGGCATCACGCTGGAAATTTTTGACGGTCCTCGCCTTGCCACCATGATGGCCACGACGGACTTCGCAGCCACCGCCTTCCGCTGGTTGCGGCTCGACCCACGCATGCTGTCGACCGCGGCCCGCACGAGCGACGAGGCCAAGCAGTGGGCCACGGCCGTGCTGTCGGACCAACCTCGCCCGGAGTTGCACCAGTACCTGAAAGTGCTCCGGAATGTGGGCGAGCGTGACCTGCGGGCTGCCGACCGGATCCCCGACTTGGACTCTCTGTACCAACCTCTTGCGCTCACCGGGCCCGATAGCCGGTCCCGCACCTGGGAACAGGCTCTCGCAGAGGGCGATCACCTCGTCGTGACGGGCTCCGCCGGTGCGGGCAAGTCCGCCTTGCTCCGCCACATCGCCACAACCCTGGCCAACCAGTGGCTGCACGAACCCCGGCCGTGGTTCCCGGTGTTGGTCCAAGCGCGGGACCTCGCGTCGGGCAAGCCACTGGAGCAGGCATTGCACGCGGGCATCGAGCGGACTCTCGGCAGTCGTCTGCTCCGACGGCCGGACCTCGACTTCCTCGACCGGCCGTCGCCGTCGACTCGGTGGCTGATCCTGGTCGACGGGCTGGACGAGACCCACGACCGCAGGGAGGTCCTCGACGCGGTGGAAGCTGCAATGGACGACCGGCAGATGCAATTCATGATCACTTCGCGTCCGTTCGAGCCGGACCTCAAGCGGGACTGGTACGTCCGCCACACCCTGCAACCCTTCGATCGCTCCTCCCTCGACCGCTTCATCACCGAGTGGTTCGCCCACAGCGGCGCTGGATCGGCAGTTCGCCGGGGCGCAGCCCAAGACCTGGTCGACCGGCTGGACGACGCCGATTGGGAACCGAACCCGCTTTTTGCCGTGATGGCCTGCGTCATCGCGGACACCGACCCTGCCTCGGCGCACGCCACCAGCACCAGCACCAGCGGGATCTACTCAGCGTTCGTCGACCAAGTCGTCGCAGGGCTCGAATCCACACGCACACACGCCATCGACGCCATCCAGGACCAGATCCACCGGCTGCTGGAATCGGTTGCGTCCCACCGCTACTTCGACGACCCGGACGCCTCAGTGCTCGACCTGGCCCTGCGCTGGGCCGAAGAACACGGAATCGAGCCTCCCGACCCGCTGCGCGCGGGGTGGGCTCACATAGTGCGGCAGGTGCTGCTGCGCTCCGGACTGATCATCTCCGACCGAGACGAACTGATGTTCTTCCACCCATCGCTGCAGGAGTACTACGCCGCGCGAACCCTAGCCGGCTCCTCCCCGCAGGAGTGGCTGGACGCGCTCGAACGAACGCCCTACTGGTACGAAACCAGGGCGGACATCGTTCTATCGCAGACGACGTTCCTGGAATTTCTGCTCGACCGGACCAACGAGGACGCCTTCGTCGCCGCCGTCATCGACGCCTTCCCGGAAGCCGCCGAGCGGATGATCGAGCACTACGGTCTCCGCAACCTCGGCGACCCGACCACACAGGCGCTTGAAACGGTCGCGGCTGATCGGCACGAGTTGGTGGAAGACCGAGCTGGCGCCGCGAAAGCGCTCGCTGCACTGGATCCGAAAGCCGGAGTGCTGTTCCGATTGGAGCTGAGCATGAACCTAGATCTGGAAGATGAACGTCTGCCACTGATCAGCAGTCTGATCAGGCTGGGCGGCGCGCCCGCGGCCGCGATGCAATGGCTGATCTTCCAGACCTGGGACCGACCCGTGGACTCGTCGGCGGAGTCTGAAATCCGGTCACTCATGGCCTTCGTAGCCTCCGATAAGGACAAGGCCGGAGGACTACGGCTCATCGCGAAGATGACGGCACTGCCTGAGCGCTGGCGCGTTGCTGCCTGTGCCGACCTGGTTCCCTATGGCGCGGCCGAGGCCTACCGCCTATTCCTGACGACAGACCAACCACAACTCGCACTCTTGGAACTCGTCGACAGCCGCCCCGACTGCTGGCCCACCTTGCACCAGAGATTCGTGCGAGACAACGCCAACTCCTTCGTCGACCGGATGCGGGCGATCGAGCTGATCGAGGACGACGACCCAGACCGAGCCGTGAAGTACTACCGGGAGCTGGGAACCTCACCGCTCGTGACCGACTCGCAGCGAGCGGCCATCGACGCCACCGTGGAGGAACTGCGAAGTTGA
- a CDS encoding site-specific integrase: MALRMLEKFDLRPEDLLAGVVVREVPTFAQVDPLVRERVPAPSRRIYGTYWDRIVAVWGDRRLDEPTATEVRQLLERARETAVVRRSSNGGKAAALHTYYALSCVYRYAVEEQILSPRQNVIARVERPAKGRSRRQALTPALYGEIWRAATSTGNDPALDALLLRLHLETAARLGGVMGLRLRDLDEDQSLVLLREKGSTRRWQPVSPTMMSYLRHHAHDRGAREDDSRVLRFLNGDTLTKKRYETLWNRVGGYVDSVRVRGISTHWLRHTTLTWVERNFGLAVAGAFAGHAEPSSNKHGATHVYVKADLGEVATALQALTHERHPLAEQPLSIVTSGDIHPLQVPEDGARVR; encoded by the coding sequence ATGGCGTTGCGGATGCTGGAGAAATTCGACTTGCGCCCCGAGGACCTCCTCGCGGGAGTGGTGGTGCGGGAGGTGCCGACGTTCGCGCAGGTGGACCCGCTGGTGCGGGAGCGGGTGCCCGCCCCGTCGCGGCGGATCTACGGCACCTACTGGGACCGCATCGTCGCGGTGTGGGGGGATCGGCGGTTGGACGAGCCCACCGCGACGGAGGTGCGGCAGCTGTTGGAGCGAGCGCGGGAGACCGCGGTGGTGCGGCGGTCGAGCAACGGCGGCAAGGCCGCGGCGCTGCACACCTACTACGCGTTGTCGTGCGTGTACCGCTACGCGGTGGAGGAGCAGATCCTCTCGCCGCGCCAGAACGTGATCGCGCGGGTGGAGCGACCGGCGAAGGGCCGGTCACGGCGTCAGGCGTTGACACCGGCGCTGTACGGGGAGATCTGGCGGGCGGCCACGTCCACCGGCAACGACCCGGCGTTGGACGCGTTGCTGCTGCGGCTGCACCTGGAGACCGCGGCACGCCTGGGCGGGGTCATGGGGTTGCGGCTGCGGGACCTGGACGAGGACCAGTCGCTGGTGCTGCTGCGGGAGAAGGGGTCGACCCGGCGGTGGCAGCCGGTGTCGCCGACCATGATGAGCTACCTGCGTCACCACGCCCACGACCGCGGCGCCCGCGAGGACGACAGCCGTGTGTTGCGGTTTCTCAATGGGGATACGTTGACGAAGAAGCGGTACGAGACGTTGTGGAACCGGGTCGGGGGGTATGTGGACAGTGTGCGGGTGCGGGGCATCAGCACCCATTGGTTGCGGCACACCACGTTGACGTGGGTGGAACGCAACTTCGGCCTGGCGGTGGCCGGGGCGTTCGCCGGGCACGCCGAGCCCAGCTCCAACAAGCACGGCGCCACGCACGTGTATGTGAAGGCCGACCTGGGTGAGGTCGCCACGGCGTTGCAGGCCCTGACCCACGAGCGGCATCCGCTGGCGGAGCAGCCGCTGTCCATCGTGACCAGCGGCGACATCCACCCCCTGCAGGTGCCCGAGGACGGGGCGCGTGTGCGGTGA
- a CDS encoding site-specific integrase: protein MTIDDDLAAARLILTHMGISPEDLLGPDRRAQTTPLSTLVATVSGVVPTPTRRLYEPYWRKALAAWPGRRVGEVKTTDVVWFVEHAKTTAVVRRSSRGGHSAAEHAFDAVRCLFRYAVADRMIHSWDDPTLHVTKPKRLTSNRRALEPALVEAVVEVASTTGNDPHLDALLIRLHIETAMRTGGALALRLCDLDPEQSTVYLREKGNRSRWQPVSPTLMAAMQHHAHARGVRDPDSAVLRYHTGKPLTARRYDHLWGRIGQYLNTVRIQGITTHWLRHTTLTWVERTYGYGVARAYAGHATASTNRFGVTATYIKADISDVAIALAALTGEPHPLAIASTLTGPGSAGPEHDSHAYSDDSCDPQVPSNAA, encoded by the coding sequence GTGACCATCGATGATGATCTCGCCGCGGCGCGGTTGATCCTCACGCATATGGGCATCTCGCCCGAGGACCTCCTCGGCCCGGACCGGCGGGCGCAGACGACACCACTGTCGACCCTGGTGGCCACCGTGTCCGGTGTCGTACCGACACCGACACGCCGACTGTATGAACCCTATTGGCGCAAAGCGCTCGCGGCGTGGCCTGGGCGCCGCGTGGGCGAGGTCAAAACCACCGATGTGGTGTGGTTCGTGGAACATGCGAAAACCACCGCTGTCGTTCGCAGGTCCAGCCGTGGAGGCCACAGTGCCGCCGAGCATGCATTCGACGCCGTGCGGTGCCTGTTCCGCTACGCGGTCGCGGATCGCATGATCCACTCGTGGGACGACCCCACGCTCCACGTGACCAAACCCAAGCGCCTCACTTCCAATCGGCGAGCACTCGAGCCCGCTCTCGTCGAGGCCGTTGTGGAGGTCGCCTCCACGACGGGTAACGATCCCCATCTCGACGCACTGCTCATACGACTGCACATCGAGACCGCCATGCGCACAGGAGGGGCGTTGGCGCTTCGCCTGTGTGACCTGGATCCCGAGCAGAGCACGGTGTACCTGCGAGAAAAAGGCAATCGCAGCCGCTGGCAGCCCGTCTCACCCACCCTGATGGCAGCGATGCAGCACCACGCACACGCACGAGGCGTACGAGATCCCGACAGTGCGGTCCTGCGCTACCACACCGGCAAGCCGCTGACCGCCCGGCGTTACGACCACCTCTGGGGCCGTATCGGCCAATACCTCAACACAGTTCGCATCCAAGGAATCACCACCCATTGGCTGCGCCACACCACACTAACCTGGGTCGAACGCACCTACGGATACGGTGTCGCGCGCGCCTACGCGGGCCACGCCACCGCCAGCACCAACCGGTTCGGCGTCACTGCCACCTACATCAAGGCGGACATTAGCGACGTTGCCATCGCGCTCGCTGCACTTACCGGCGAACCACATCCACTCGCAATTGCCTCCACACTAACCGGACCGGGCTCCGCAGGTCCGGAACACGACAGCCACGCCTATTCCGACGACAGTTGCGATCCGCAGGTGCCGAGCAATGCTGCGTGA